One window of Lytechinus variegatus isolate NC3 chromosome 2, Lvar_3.0, whole genome shotgun sequence genomic DNA carries:
- the LOC121407972 gene encoding uncharacterized protein LOC121407972 isoform X1: MAELQNWMDTLYGWAPSTMKPKLEQRSYVHHSGSHGFSALDRVGVVAHELHTGDIVQLESRATGGLLRVNSISGKVDFNGIYGKQSQFIIRSEVDGSITLRCVLNTSNFLILRNGILYANGKGDPQCRFKYRLAEGGSSYMKFECLHNPNRFISVHKKSNGNDDTRSVYSMRSLRSSGSGIEGQFRVVMVGRTPQCYAS; the protein is encoded by the exons AATTGGATGGACACATTATACGGATGGGCACCATCCACGATGAAACCAAAACTAGAACAG CGATCGTACGTCCACCACAGCGGTTCTCATGGTTTTAGTGCGCTAGATAGAGTCGGAGTAGTG GCGCATGAGCTTCATACTGGTGATATAGTCCAGCTAGAATCGAGGGCTACGGGAGGGCTTCTTCGAGTTAACTCTATCTCAGGAAAAGTAGATTTTAACGGCATATATGGAAAACAAT CCCAATTTATTATAAGGAGTGAAGTTGATGGTAGCATTACATTACGATGCGTTTTGAACACATCCAACTTCCTCATCCTAAGAAATGGCATCCTTTACGCAAAT GGGAAAGGTGATCCCCAGTGCCGATTCAAATACCGACTCGCTGAGGGAGGAAGTAGCTATATGAAGTTTGAATGTCTTCACAATCCAAACCGCTTCATCTCCGTGCATAAGAAATCGAACGGCAACGACGATACCCGATCGGTATACAGCATGCGATCGTTAAGATCGTCCGGAAGCGGGATCGAAGGGCAATTTCGGGTCGTCATGGTG GGTCGCACCCCTCAGTGCTATGCGTCGTGA
- the LOC121407972 gene encoding uncharacterized protein LOC121407972 isoform X2 has protein sequence MDTSNWMDTLYGWAPSTMKPKLEQRSYVHHSGSHGFSALDRVGVVAHELHTGDIVQLESRATGGLLRVNSISGKVDFNGIYGKQSQFIIRSEVDGSITLRCVLNTSNFLILRNGILYANGKGDPQCRFKYRLAEGGSSYMKFECLHNPNRFISVHKKSNGNDDTRSVYSMRSLRSSGSGIEGQFRVVMVGRTPQCYAS, from the exons ATGGATACTTCA AATTGGATGGACACATTATACGGATGGGCACCATCCACGATGAAACCAAAACTAGAACAG CGATCGTACGTCCACCACAGCGGTTCTCATGGTTTTAGTGCGCTAGATAGAGTCGGAGTAGTG GCGCATGAGCTTCATACTGGTGATATAGTCCAGCTAGAATCGAGGGCTACGGGAGGGCTTCTTCGAGTTAACTCTATCTCAGGAAAAGTAGATTTTAACGGCATATATGGAAAACAAT CCCAATTTATTATAAGGAGTGAAGTTGATGGTAGCATTACATTACGATGCGTTTTGAACACATCCAACTTCCTCATCCTAAGAAATGGCATCCTTTACGCAAAT GGGAAAGGTGATCCCCAGTGCCGATTCAAATACCGACTCGCTGAGGGAGGAAGTAGCTATATGAAGTTTGAATGTCTTCACAATCCAAACCGCTTCATCTCCGTGCATAAGAAATCGAACGGCAACGACGATACCCGATCGGTATACAGCATGCGATCGTTAAGATCGTCCGGAAGCGGGATCGAAGGGCAATTTCGGGTCGTCATGGTG GGTCGCACCCCTCAGTGCTATGCGTCGTGA